A genomic stretch from Melospiza georgiana isolate bMelGeo1 chromosome 29, bMelGeo1.pri, whole genome shotgun sequence includes:
- the TARBP2 gene encoding LOW QUALITY PROTEIN: RISC-loading complex subunit TARBP2 (The sequence of the model RefSeq protein was modified relative to this genomic sequence to represent the inferred CDS: substituted 1 base at 1 genomic stop codon): protein MSEEGAGGARRSGGAFPSLEQMVAASPGKTPISLLQEYGTRLGRTPGYDLLKAEGQAHQPNFTFRVTLGDISCTGQGPSKKAAKHKAAEVALRLLRGGGAMLEPLEHSSPFPPEPPTEPGPAAPPPAPPAAPPAPRXGGPRAPPLEMKAPVSPPQAECNPVGALQELVVQKGWRLPEYTVTQESGPAHRKEFTMTCRVERFVEIGSGTSKKLAKRNAAAKMLVRIHNVPMEPRDGSEAEGEEDQFNMACPRLEGLRGRAPGCTWDALRNSAGEKLGQLRGRGGSAAATGGACALLQELSEEQSFAISYLDIDALSLSGLHQCLVELSTQPTTVCHGSAPSRDGARAQAARNALQYLRIMAGGK from the exons ATGAGCGAGGAGGGGGCGGGCGGGGcccggcggagcggcggcgcctTCCCCAG CCTGGAGCAGATGGTGGCGGCCAGCCCCGGCAAGACGCCCATCAGCCTCCTGCAGGAGTATGGCACTCGCCTAGGCCGCACCCCGGGCTACGACCTGCTCAAGGCCGAGGGCCAGGCGCACCAGCCCAACTTCACCTTCCGCGTCACGCTCGGGGACATCAGCTGCACCG ggcagggtccCAGCAAGAAGGCGGCCAAGCACAAGGCGGCCGAGGTGGCCCTGAGGCTGCTCAGAGGGGGGGGGGCCatgctggagcccctggagcacag CTCTCCGTTCCCCCCGGAGCCCCCCACagagcccggccccgccgcgccccccccggccccgcccgcggccccgcccgcgCCCAGGTAAGGGGGGCCCC GGGCCCCCCCCCTGGAGATGAAGGCGCCGGTGTCCCCCCCCCAGGCCGAGTGTAACCCCgtgggggctctgcag gAGCTGGTGGTGCAGAAGGGCTGGCGCCTGCCCGAGTACACGGTGACGCAGGAGTCGGGGCCGGCGCACCGCAAGGAGTTCACCATGACGTGCCGGGTGGAGCGCTTCGTGGAGATCG GCAGCGGCACCTCCAAGAAGCTGGCCAAGCGCAACGCGGCCGCCAAGATGCTGGTGAGGATCCACAACGTGCCCATGGAGCCGCGCGACGGCAGCGAGGCCGAGGGCGAGGAGGACCAGTTCAACATG GCGTGCCCGCGGCTggaggggctgcggggccgcgcCCCCGGCTGCACGTGGGACGCGCTGCGCAACTCGGCGGGCGAGAAGCTGGGCCagctgcggggccggggcggcagCGCCGCCGCAACGGGGGGCgcctgcgcgctgctgcaggagctctcgGAGGAGCAGAGCTTCGCCATCAGCTACCTGGACATCG ACGCGCTGAGCCTCAGCGGGCTGCACCAGTGCCTGGTGGAGCTCTCCACGCAGCCGACCACGGTGTGCCACGGCTCGGCCCCGTCCCGCGACGGCGCCCGCGCCCAGGCGGCCCGGAACGCGCTGCAGTACCTGCGCATCATGGCCGGCGGCAAGTGA